The following coding sequences are from one Musa acuminata AAA Group cultivar baxijiao chromosome BXJ2-4, Cavendish_Baxijiao_AAA, whole genome shotgun sequence window:
- the LOC103981956 gene encoding putative casein kinase II subunit beta-4, with amino-acid sequence MHRDRGGSGSRVETGASYRRRINGALDKHLERSSTATSEVLNRRERERDRLSVPSTSSGKHLEHQDQRSASLSKNKYSDESETDSEESDVSGSDGEDTSWISWLCNLKGNEFFCEVDDEYIQDDFNLCGLSSQVPYYAYALDLILDVEPSHDDLFTEEQNKLVEAAAEMLYGLIHVRYILTSKGMAAMLEKFKNYDFGRCPRVYCCGQPCLPVGQSDIPRSSTVKIYCPKCEDTYYPRSKYQGSNVDGAYFGTTFPHLFLMTYGHLKLKKPSQRYTPRVFGFKIHNP; translated from the exons ATGCATAGGGATCGGGGAGGGAGTGGGTCGAGGGTGGAGACCGGAGCCTCATATCGTAGGCGGATCAATGGCGCCCTCGACAAACACCTGGAGAGATCGTCAACGGCGACGTCGGAGGTCTTGAACcgcagggagagggagagggatagGCTGTCGGTGCCGTCCACCTCTTCCGGAAAGCACCTCGAGCACCAAGACCAGCGTTCTGCTTCTCTTTCCAAAAACAAGTACTCAGATG AATCAGAAACAGATAGTGAAGAGTCAGATGTCAGTGGTTCTGATGGGGAAGACACATCTTGGATTTCATGGTTGTGTAATCTAAAAGGCAATGAGTTCTTCTGTGAGGTTGATGATGAGTACATACAAGATGATTTTAACTTATGTGGTCTAAGCAGTCAAGTACCCTACTATGCCTATGCTCTTGATCTAATCTTGGATGTGGAGCCTTCCCATG ATGATTTGTTTACTGAAGAACAAAATAAGTTAGTTGAAGCAGCAGCTGAGATGCTTTATGGTTTAATTCATGTCAGATACATATTAACCAGTAAAGGAATGGCTGCAATG CTAGAAAAGTTCAAGAACTATGATTTTGGAAGATGCCCTCGAGTTTACTGCTGTGGCCAGCCTTGCCTTCCTGTTGGCCAATCAGACATCCCTCGATCCAGTACTGTGAAAATATATTGTCCAAAATGTGAAGATACATATTATCCTAGGTCGAAGTACCAAGGCAGTA ATGTTGATGGAGCCTACTTTGGAACAACATTTCCTCACCTGTTTCTGATGACTTATGGACACCTGAAGCTGAAAAAGCCATCACAACGATACACTCCAAGGGTATTTGGATTTAAGATTCACAATCCTTGA
- the LOC135610204 gene encoding uncharacterized protein LOC135610204, whose protein sequence is MKHLRTDCFRTPQGNHPSCVDFKYQRMAQLCFYFFLLFSIFPCCTCPQTNPKDGLRIELEGVSTRNKTLIIGVINEASVEDNGMLQLFLQSMREGEDTAFLIRHVLLVATDQIAYNHCMVLQLHCHQLYTDTLLLSPALSIQSTSLISLASTLTLFLGEVLLRGYSFIFTDMNVMWLRNPFARLNHNGEDMLLSGDLYDSGLYFVSSNTKTMALFKQSYAVMNESRSMKGDDVLHLMRSKRFIQQLDMKVGYLDTAHFTNFCQGTLDIAKATTVHANCCPSSKAKFADLTAILDVWKTYNNGTPNVTFSAHSSCAKSWKVSSTFIIQLKTSLQAAAMGNKTLVISYLNKAYVEENGMLDLFLRSLKEGEDTAFLINHLFLITVDQTAFDRCKMHRLHCYRLVSEGLNFSKEQLFMSDGYINLVWQKVVVLGEVLKHGYNFIFTDMDIMWLRNPFSRLSLSGEDLQISCDYYNGRPYDDSNHINTGFFYVASNNKTIKLFDMWFESRKTLRRMHDQDVLEFLKSNGVFKRLGVSVRFLDTLYFSGFCQVTKNSKEVITVHANCCRSIKAKVDDLTETLEAWKKLKGTTTVGWPQHRACSQSWSE, encoded by the exons ATGAAACACTTACGTACAGACTGCTTCAGAACTCCCCAAGGAAATCATCCATCTTGTGTAGATTTTAAATACCAGAGAATGGCGCAACTTTGCTTTTATTTCTTTCTACTTTTTTCTATATTTCCTTGTTGTACATGTCCACAGACGAATCCAAAAGATGGACTTCGGATAGAATTAGAGGGAGTTTCCACGAGGAACAAGACCTTGATAATAGGAGTGATCAACGAGGCCTCCGTGGAAGACAATGGAATGCTGCAGCTTTTCCTCCAAAGCATGCGAGAAGGGGAGGATACTGCGTTCTTGATCAGACACGTTCTCCTCGTCGCCACCGATCAGATTGCATACAACCACTGCATGGTTCTTCAACTCCATTGCCATCAGCTTTACACTGACACTCTTCTCCTTTCTCCGGCCTTAAGCATCCAATCTACAAGCTTAATCAGCCTCGCTTCGACGCTAACCCTATTCCTTGGAGAAGTTCTCTTGCGTGGGTACAGCTTCATCTTCACA GATATGAATGTCATGTGGCTAAGAAACCCATTCGCAAGGTTGAATCACAATGGAGAAGACATGCTGTTAAGTGGCGATCTATACGACAGTGGCTTATACTTTGTTTCTTCAAATACGAAGACGATGGCCTTGTTCAAGCAATCATATGCTGTGATGAATGAGTCAAGAAGCATGAAGGGAGATGATGTGCTTCATCTTATGAGATCTAAAAGGTTCATCCAGCAGTTGGACATGAAAGTGGGATACTTGGACACAGCACATTTCACCAATTTTTGTCAGGGTACTCTTGATATTGCAAAGGCCACCACAGTGCATGCAAACTGCTGCCCCAGCAGCAAAGCAAAGTTTGCTGATCTCACAGCCATCTTAGATGTCTGGAAAACATATAATAATGGAACACCTAATGTCACATTCTCTGCTCACAGTTCTTGTGCCAAATCATGGAAGGTCAGTTCTACGTTTATCATACAA CTGAAAACATCTCTGCAAGCTGCTGCTATGGGGAACAAGACATTGGTCATCAGTTACTTGAATAAGGCATATGTTGAAGAGAACGGCATGCTCGATCTTTTCCTAAGAAGCTTGAAGGAAGGGGAGGATACTGCATTCTTGATCAACCACCTCTTCCTCATCACAGTCGATCAGACTGCGTTCGACCGCTGTAAAATGCACAGACTTCATTGCTACAGGCTTGTTTCTGAGGGTCTCAATTTCTCCAAAGAGCAGCTCTTCATGTCTGATGGATACATCAATTTGGTGTGGCAAAAAGTTGTGGTTCTTGGAGAAGTTCTCAAGCATGGATACAACTTCATTTTCACG GATATGGACATAATGTGGCTAAGGAATCCATTCTCCAGGTTGAGTCTCTCTGGGGAGGACTTGCAGATAAGCTGTGATTATTACAATGGCAGGCCTTACGATGATTCCAATCACATCAACACTGGCTTTTTCTATGTGGCCTCAAATAACAAGACCATCAAGCTGTTCGACATGTGGTTCGAATCAAGAAAAACCCTCAGAAGGATGCATGATCAAGATGTTCTGGAGTTTCTGAAATCTAATGGCGTCTTCAAGCGGCTGGGCGTGAGTGTCCGGTTCTTGGACACCCTCTACTTCAGCGGATTCTGTCAAGTCACCAAGAACTCCAAGGAAGTGATTACAGTGCATGCGAACTGTTGTCGAAGTATAAAAGCGAAGGTAGATGACCTGACCGAAACCCTAGAAGCCTGGAAGAAGTTGAAGGGCACAACAACAGTTGGCTGGCCGCAGCACAGAGCATGTAGTCAATCATGGAGCGAATGA